The bacterium genome includes a window with the following:
- a CDS encoding class I SAM-dependent methyltransferase → MSYKNMEHYKFEETWDKFYTDGTYVMWVPGECLVQFVAKEIERKQKKVNRILDLGCGNGRHLIYLAKKGFNVYGIDISQKSLQITQNW, encoded by the coding sequence TTGAGTTATAAAAATATGGAACATTATAAATTTGAAGAAACCTGGGATAAATTCTACACCGATGGAACTTATGTTATGTGGGTTCCGGGTGAGTGCCTGGTTCAATTTGTGGCGAAAGAGATTGAAAGAAAACAAAAAAAAGTGAACCGCATCTTAGATTTAGGCTGTGGTAATGGAAGACACCTCATCTATTTAGCCAAAAAAGGCTTTAATGTCTATGGAATAGACATTTCACAAAAATCACTCCAGATTACACAAAATTGG